The DNA window CCGGGCGTCGGGCGCGACAGCCGCGATCAGCCCCACCGATCCGCCAGCGTGTCGGTCTTGCCCATGCGATACAGCTTGATCTCGCGCCACAGGCGCAGCGTCGGTTTCATCGCGAACAGGAACGAGCCCACGGTGAAGAACCATGTGGCGGGGGTCATCCACGCCTCGGAGAAGAACATGATCGAGCCGATGATGAAGCACAGCGCCGCCGAGAAATCGACGATGGTGTGCGCGATCTCGAACCGGGCGTAAAGGCGGCGCGTGGCGGGGCTGGCCTCGCGGCGCTCGTGCCGAAAGATGCCGCGCCAGAAGCTCAACGGTTCAGGCCGCCCGCGACCGACGGCACGTCGCCCGGCATGAAGCCGAAATGGCGCAGCCAGCGCAGATCGCTTTCGAAGAAGGCGCGCAGATCGGGGATGCCGTATTTCAGCATCGCCATCCGGTCGATGCCCATGCCGAAGGCAAAGCCCTGCCACTGGTCCGGGTCGATCCCGCCCGAGCGCAGTACGTTGGGATGGACCATGCCCGAGCCCAGCACCTCGAGCCAGCCATCCCCCTCGCCCACCTTCAGCGTGCCGCCTTCCCAGGAACACTGGATATCGACCTCGGCCGAGGGTTCGGTGAAAGGGAAATGGCTGGCGCGGAACCGGGTCTTCACACGGGTGCCGAAGAAGGCCGAAAAAAATTCCTCCAGCGTCCATTTCAGCTGCGCCATGGAGATGTCGCGGTCGATGGCCAGCCCCTCGA is part of the Paracoccus stylophorae genome and encodes:
- a CDS encoding YrhK family protein, translated to MSFWRGIFRHERREASPATRRLYARFEIAHTIVDFSAALCFIIGSIMFFSEAWMTPATWFFTVGSFLFAMKPTLRLWREIKLYRMGKTDTLADRWG